The following proteins come from a genomic window of Candidatus Eisenbacteria bacterium:
- a CDS encoding GYD domain-containing protein: MPRFILMTCLSAESLVDAKARKAMGKDWIKKVKEKCPDVKWVSHYALLGAYDFMDIYDAPDAETAHKVSLISLTEGAVSAESWQALPYDEFLDILDEVQK, translated from the coding sequence ATGCCGAGATTCATTCTGATGACCTGTCTGTCGGCCGAGTCCCTCGTCGATGCCAAAGCCAGGAAAGCTATGGGGAAGGATTGGATTAAGAAAGTGAAGGAGAAGTGTCCTGATGTGAAATGGGTCTCCCATTATGCGCTCCTCGGAGCCTACGACTTTATGGATATCTATGATGCACCCGATGCGGAAACAGCTCACAAAGTATCGTTGATTTCGTTGACCGAAGGCGCCGTCAGTGCGGAAAGTTGGCAGGCGCTCCCATATGATGAATTCCTGGACATCTTAGATGAGGTTCAAAAATAA
- a CDS encoding class I SAM-dependent methyltransferase, whose translation MVFNTLLNQGAVASTSKVLEVGCGTGNHISALRSATQCTCWGFGPSKEMLGKARKKLESIHFALSRAGNLCAKRDFLDLIYSVDVIHHLNDIPPISRTPPMSMWPVSPDLPASDVYARCRLRRPVPAAG comes from the coding sequence GTGGTTTTTAACACTCTGCTCAACCAGGGAGCCGTGGCATCGACCTCCAAGGTTTTGGAGGTCGGGTGCGGGACCGGGAATCATATTTCCGCCTTGAGAAGTGCAACCCAATGCACATGCTGGGGGTTTGGGCCGTCCAAAGAGATGCTGGGCAAGGCTCGGAAGAAGCTGGAATCGATCCATTTCGCTCTCTCCAGGGCGGGAAATCTCTGCGCGAAGCGGGATTTCCTCGATCTCATATACAGTGTCGATGTGATCCATCACCTCAATGATATCCCACCTATTTCCCGGACTCCGCCGATGTCGATGTGGCCGGTATCCCCGGATCTCCCTGCTTCAGACGTTTATGCGAGATGCCGGCTTCGGCGGCCTGTTCCAGCAGCAGGTTGA
- a CDS encoding MmgE/PrpD family protein, with amino-acid sequence MAEFLSKTLADWASQLKYEHLTDDAIDAAKRFMYDSVGCAIGGARTEDCGIAEALMMSKRAVGQASVFVSGKKTHVIEAAFLNALMIRAMDYNDIYWKQDPSHPSDIIPAALSICEWKGLSGRDLILGIVLAYEIEMRLCEFALPGIRERGWHHATLTAYAAPLVAGRMLNLDAQKMQHALGISACHHLTLGAAVAGKLTMMKNTVDPMATRCGVEGALLAQGGYTGPENVLDGKEGMVHCLGPDWDYSKLINDLGGSFKISQCGMKAYPTEALTHAPITATLDLIKEHSLKADDVKTVHIESIARAADILSDPSKYNPQSKETADHSLPYCISAALSQGRVTPPEFQEDMLFNPKLREQLNKIKVTANPEFEKLFPEIQPCKVTIETIDGRKLEKRIDIPKGDPRDPMTEEELQVKFDALASPSFSVGRRNEIRRAILALDSMENVSDLMRLCTGDL; translated from the coding sequence ATGGCCGAGTTTCTGTCAAAGACATTGGCTGATTGGGCTTCTCAATTGAAATATGAGCATCTCACTGATGATGCTATCGATGCCGCTAAGCGATTTATGTACGACTCCGTCGGATGCGCTATCGGCGGCGCCCGGACCGAAGACTGCGGGATTGCCGAAGCGTTGATGATGTCCAAAAGAGCGGTGGGGCAGGCTTCAGTTTTTGTCTCCGGGAAGAAAACGCATGTCATCGAGGCGGCCTTTTTGAACGCCCTGATGATAAGGGCGATGGACTATAACGATATCTATTGGAAGCAGGATCCCTCGCATCCGTCGGATATCATTCCGGCTGCTCTCTCGATCTGCGAGTGGAAGGGGCTCTCGGGACGGGATCTGATCCTCGGTATCGTACTCGCCTATGAGATTGAAATGCGTCTTTGTGAGTTCGCTCTGCCGGGGATCCGGGAGAGGGGATGGCATCACGCCACGCTCACCGCCTATGCCGCCCCGCTCGTTGCGGGCCGGATGCTCAATCTTGATGCGCAAAAAATGCAGCATGCACTTGGCATTTCAGCCTGTCATCACCTGACACTCGGCGCCGCCGTCGCCGGCAAACTGACGATGATGAAGAACACCGTTGATCCGATGGCGACCCGCTGCGGGGTTGAGGGCGCCTTGTTGGCGCAGGGCGGCTATACAGGCCCTGAAAATGTTTTGGACGGAAAAGAAGGAATGGTTCATTGCCTTGGACCGGATTGGGATTACTCAAAGTTGATCAATGATTTGGGGGGCTCATTCAAGATCAGCCAATGCGGGATGAAAGCCTATCCGACGGAGGCTCTGACACATGCTCCGATCACGGCGACTCTGGATCTGATCAAAGAACACAGCCTGAAAGCCGACGATGTCAAGACGGTGCACATCGAATCGATCGCGCGGGCGGCGGATATTCTCAGCGATCCGTCGAAGTACAATCCGCAGTCGAAAGAAACGGCAGATCACTCGCTGCCTTATTGCATCTCCGCCGCGCTGAGCCAGGGCCGGGTGACGCCTCCTGAGTTTCAGGAAGATATGCTTTTTAATCCAAAACTCAGGGAGCAGTTGAACAAAATCAAGGTCACGGCGAATCCCGAATTCGAAAAGCTCTTTCCTGAAATTCAGCCCTGCAAGGTCACTATCGAGACGATCGACGGGCGGAAGTTGGAAAAGCGGATCGATATCCCCAAGGGGGACCCACGCGATCCGATGACGGAAGAGGAGTTGCAGGTCAAATTCGATGCGCTCGCGTCGCCATCCTTCTCGGTGGGGCGGCGGAATGAGATCCGCAGGGCGATTCTTGCGCTTGATTCGATGGAGAATGTTTCAGATTTGATGAGGCTTTGTACAGGCGATCTGTAA
- the lysF gene encoding homoaconitase, whose product MGQNRIEKIAERFAIGLPKNYKVRSGDFLTIQPAHVMTHDNTGAVIPKFKSIGATKIYNPAQPVYGLDHDVQNEEPENLAKYAKIEAFAKEHGIVFHPAKMGIVHQLMLENGFVQPGSFVVGSDSHSNIYGAVGALGTPVVRTDAAAIWATGRTWWQVPEIVKVNLEGRLRPGVTGKDVIIALIGYFNKDEVLNGAIEFDGDGLASLSMDQRMTISNMTTEWGALVGLIPYDETTRAFFVMRAEEMKKRGIVNPRLTPEIIRRFEAENPQPDPDAFYAKEFTFDLGSVTPHVAGPNEVKKITPLSEISGQKVKIHKAYLLSCVNGRLEDMAEAARVLKGGKVHPEVKLYVAAASAFVQSEAQRLGYWDILMKAGAIALPTGCGPCIGLGEGLLEPGEVAVSATNRNFKGRMGSPEAFAYLASPAVVAASAMAGIIAAPESMAPAGLRGAVKINAPQAQVKERIEIRDGFPGFIEGELLLVPKDNLNTDGIYGKDFTYKDNLTPEEMGRAAMLNYDPEFQNIVEVGDLLVGGWNFGSGSSREQAATALKYRGIQMVIAGSYSQTYKRNAFNNGFIVVECPELVTELREKYCDMKALTIRTSMKARIDFESSEISVDGKKYSISPLREVAQELVALGGFEAVLRQRLGLA is encoded by the coding sequence ATGGGACAGAACAGGATTGAGAAAATTGCTGAGCGCTTCGCCATCGGTTTGCCTAAGAATTACAAGGTCCGATCGGGGGATTTTCTCACGATCCAACCAGCCCATGTCATGACCCATGATAACACCGGCGCCGTCATCCCGAAGTTCAAATCCATTGGTGCGACCAAGATTTATAATCCGGCGCAACCGGTCTACGGTCTCGATCACGACGTTCAAAACGAGGAGCCCGAGAATCTGGCGAAGTATGCAAAGATCGAGGCGTTTGCCAAAGAGCATGGAATTGTCTTTCATCCCGCCAAGATGGGGATCGTTCACCAGCTCATGCTGGAGAATGGTTTTGTACAACCTGGATCTTTTGTCGTCGGATCCGATTCCCATTCCAATATCTACGGAGCCGTCGGGGCCCTGGGGACGCCGGTCGTCCGCACCGATGCCGCCGCTATCTGGGCGACGGGCCGAACATGGTGGCAGGTTCCCGAGATTGTAAAGGTCAATCTCGAGGGACGCCTCCGGCCCGGCGTCACGGGCAAAGATGTCATCATTGCTCTCATCGGTTACTTCAACAAAGATGAAGTTCTAAACGGCGCGATTGAGTTCGATGGCGACGGTCTCGCTTCCCTTTCGATGGATCAGCGGATGACGATTTCCAACATGACGACCGAGTGGGGCGCCCTGGTTGGATTGATCCCATATGATGAAACGACGCGGGCTTTCTTTGTGATGCGCGCCGAGGAGATGAAGAAGCGGGGTATTGTTAATCCGCGCTTGACTCCTGAAATTATCCGGCGCTTTGAAGCGGAGAATCCTCAACCCGATCCCGATGCCTTCTACGCCAAGGAGTTTACCTTTGATCTCGGTTCGGTGACGCCGCATGTGGCCGGGCCAAACGAGGTCAAAAAGATCACACCCTTGTCCGAGATCAGCGGGCAAAAGGTAAAGATCCACAAGGCTTATCTGCTATCATGCGTGAATGGACGATTGGAGGATATGGCGGAAGCGGCGAGGGTGCTCAAGGGTGGAAAAGTACATCCTGAGGTGAAGTTGTACGTCGCCGCCGCATCGGCGTTTGTGCAGAGCGAAGCCCAGCGTCTTGGATATTGGGACATCCTGATGAAGGCCGGCGCCATAGCGCTGCCAACGGGATGCGGTCCGTGTATCGGCCTGGGTGAGGGGTTGCTGGAGCCGGGTGAAGTCGCCGTTTCAGCAACCAATAGGAATTTTAAGGGACGGATGGGTTCTCCCGAGGCGTTCGCTTACCTCGCTTCTCCCGCCGTCGTGGCCGCATCGGCCATGGCAGGGATTATCGCGGCGCCCGAATCGATGGCGCCGGCCGGCCTGCGCGGCGCTGTCAAGATCAATGCGCCGCAGGCCCAGGTAAAAGAAAGGATCGAAATCCGTGACGGCTTCCCCGGTTTCATCGAGGGTGAGCTGCTTCTTGTGCCGAAGGACAACCTCAATACCGACGGCATCTATGGCAAGGATTTTACCTACAAAGATAATCTTACGCCCGAGGAGATGGGACGAGCGGCAATGCTGAACTACGATCCCGAATTCCAAAATATTGTTGAAGTAGGCGACCTTTTGGTCGGCGGATGGAACTTCGGTTCCGGTTCGTCAAGGGAGCAGGCGGCGACCGCGTTAAAATACCGCGGCATTCAGATGGTTATTGCCGGATCCTACTCGCAAACGTACAAGCGCAACGCTTTCAACAATGGTTTTATCGTTGTAGAATGCCCGGAGCTTGTGACGGAGCTGCGGGAGAAATACTGCGACATGAAGGCTTTGACGATACGGACATCGATGAAAGCGCGGATTGACTTCGAATCGAGTGAAATATCCGTTGACGGCAAAAAGTATTCAATTTCTCCCTTGCGGGAGGTAGCTCAGGAGTTAGTGGCATTGGGTGGTTTTGAGGCGGTTCTGAGACAGCGGTTGGGTTTGGCATAG
- a CDS encoding GyrI-like domain-containing protein, which produces MRTPHCSTLFNVVLVLFFLCAATGLAADAPPDQPPGEKSEVVVMPNSMSEIKAETLPAMTLVALSMSGSYEQHGAAIGKLMMYTGMSGFQMTGGPFGIYLNSPEEVAEDSLLWQVCVPVAGVTAVEKPYELIEMPEMLAAYGICTGPIETTDPCYGVLFEWIAKNSYETAGPLQEHWLTDDRTTPPEENKTKIVIPVVKK; this is translated from the coding sequence ATGCGAACCCCCCATTGTTCAACGCTATTCAATGTGGTCTTGGTCCTGTTTTTTTTGTGCGCCGCCACGGGTCTTGCCGCTGATGCCCCCCCCGATCAACCTCCGGGTGAAAAGTCGGAGGTTGTCGTCATGCCGAACAGCATGAGTGAGATCAAGGCCGAAACCCTCCCCGCAATGACGTTGGTGGCCTTGTCGATGTCCGGCTCGTATGAACAGCACGGCGCGGCGATCGGAAAACTCATGATGTACACAGGGATGAGTGGTTTCCAAATGACCGGGGGACCCTTCGGCATTTATCTCAACAGCCCGGAAGAGGTGGCCGAGGATTCATTACTTTGGCAAGTCTGTGTTCCCGTGGCCGGCGTGACGGCTGTCGAGAAGCCATATGAGCTGATTGAGATGCCGGAAATGCTTGCCGCCTACGGGATCTGTACAGGTCCGATTGAAACAACCGATCCTTGCTACGGCGTTCTTTTCGAGTGGATCGCAAAAAACAGCTACGAAACGGCCGGACCGTTACAGGAGCATTGGCTGACCGATGACCGGACCACACCGCCAGAGGAAAACAAGACAAAGATTGTCATTCCAGTCGTGAAGAAATAG
- the moeB gene encoding molybdopterin-synthase adenylyltransferase MoeB, producing the protein MTAKWPSWAVARDISNVQLTHAEVARYSRHLILPEMTITGQKRLKAGSVLCVGTGGLGSPLALYLAATGVGRIGLVDLDVVDASNLQRQILHGTRDIDRPKLESAKETLQDINPHVQIDCHETFLNSENALEIIKEYDVIADGTDNFPARYLINDACVLLKKPDVYGGIFRFEGQVSVFFGAEGPCYRCLYPEPPPPGLAPSCMEAGVMGILPGVIGLIQATEVVKLLTGLGEPLIGRLLLYDALPMTFREIRLSKNKKCGLCGDEPTQKELIDYEQFCGITQIQNDQETLKEVRRMAAVMLRRLPVGTISGEGPVIDPASLNVKSVELKRRLDAGDPVVVLDVREPQEAMICSIPQSRLMSLEEISLRYKELDPKQETYVYCKGGVRSWGVALFLAQMGFDKVYNLEKGIVGWAEEVDPTMPKY; encoded by the coding sequence ATGACGGCGAAATGGCCCTCCTGGGCCGTGGCCCGGGATATTTCGAATGTACAACTTACCCACGCTGAGGTCGCGCGGTATAGCCGGCACCTTATTCTGCCGGAGATGACGATAACGGGGCAGAAGCGCTTGAAGGCTGGATCTGTTCTATGTGTCGGGACCGGGGGATTGGGCTCTCCTCTGGCTTTATATCTCGCGGCGACCGGCGTCGGGCGGATCGGTCTCGTCGATTTGGATGTCGTGGATGCGTCGAATCTGCAGCGTCAGATTTTACACGGCACAAGGGATATTGATCGGCCGAAACTCGAGTCGGCGAAGGAGACATTGCAGGATATCAATCCCCATGTCCAGATCGATTGCCATGAGACATTCCTAAATTCGGAGAACGCCCTTGAGATCATCAAGGAATACGATGTCATCGCCGATGGCACCGACAATTTCCCCGCCCGGTATCTCATCAATGACGCCTGTGTTCTTCTGAAGAAGCCGGATGTCTATGGCGGGATCTTCCGCTTTGAGGGACAGGTGTCGGTCTTTTTTGGCGCCGAGGGCCCCTGCTATCGGTGTCTATATCCCGAGCCGCCGCCGCCGGGTCTCGCCCCTTCTTGTATGGAAGCAGGCGTGATGGGGATTCTGCCCGGGGTCATTGGCTTGATTCAGGCGACCGAGGTCGTGAAGCTGCTCACCGGCTTGGGAGAACCCCTCATCGGCCGGTTATTGCTCTACGATGCTCTGCCGATGACATTTCGAGAGATCCGGTTAAGCAAAAATAAAAAGTGCGGGCTCTGCGGCGATGAGCCGACTCAAAAGGAGCTGATCGATTACGAGCAGTTTTGCGGCATCACACAGATTCAAAACGACCAAGAGACCTTGAAAGAAGTCCGCCGAATGGCCGCAGTGATGCTGAGGCGTCTTCCCGTTGGGACCATATCCGGCGAGGGTCCGGTGATTGATCCTGCAAGTTTAAATGTTAAATCAGTTGAGTTAAAGAGGCGGTTGGATGCCGGGGATCCAGTTGTTGTTCTGGATGTGCGGGAACCACAGGAGGCCATGATCTGCTCGATCCCTCAATCCCGTTTGATGTCGTTGGAAGAGATTTCCTTGCGTTATAAGGAATTGGATCCGAAACAGGAAACCTATGTTTATTGCAAGGGTGGCGTTCGCAGCTGGGGGGTTGCTCTATTCCTGGCGCAAATGGGATTTGATAAAGTCTATAATCTCGAAAAGGGAATCGTCGGCTGGGCGGAAGAGGTTGATCCAACGATGCCGAAGTACTAA
- a CDS encoding M67 family metallopeptidase, whose amino-acid sequence MTLHLQQEQIETIQRRGRRAYPMECCGFLLGIFDGNVRRVHATWEAENIQKGEAAGRRYTISPESLFHCDQKARREGMEILGVYHSHPDHPAEPSEFDAQHAVADWSYLIVQISAKRTGSVTAWRPRNDRAGFDPEDIRVDDGGVEE is encoded by the coding sequence ATGACCCTGCATCTTCAACAAGAGCAGATTGAGACAATACAGCGCCGGGGTCGAAGAGCCTATCCCATGGAGTGCTGTGGTTTTCTTCTCGGGATCTTTGATGGAAACGTCCGGCGGGTTCATGCAACCTGGGAAGCTGAGAACATTCAGAAAGGCGAAGCAGCCGGGAGACGATACACCATTTCACCTGAGAGCCTTTTTCATTGCGACCAGAAGGCCCGGCGTGAGGGAATGGAGATTCTCGGCGTCTATCATTCCCACCCCGACCATCCCGCAGAACCGTCGGAATTCGATGCGCAGCATGCAGTGGCCGATTGGTCCTATCTGATAGTTCAGATTAGCGCGAAGAGGACCGGTTCGGTGACTGCTTGGCGGCCAAGAAACGATCGTGCTGGTTTTGATCCTGAAGACATCCGTGTGGATGACGGGGGGGTGGAGGAGTGA
- a CDS encoding cysteine desulfurase, producing the protein MKQDGTASHPIYLDHNATTPVAPEVVNLMSQVLAEDFGNPSSDHPYGLNARARVITARAEIATLLGCAPEEILITGGGSESNNQALRGIVEALGDRFGGLVISAVEHPAIVKPAAWLAARGVQLRVVPVDKFGRVDPGDVETAVRDLSCGGRLALVSIMHANNEVGTLQPIQEISRRVKSWGAILHTDAAQSVGKIPVDVTTLDVDLLTVAGHKLYGPKGIGALYIRAGTPMVPLILGAGQERGLRAGTENAPGMAGLGCACRLAHQRMPEDEPYARRLRDTFLRMLKERIPGIERNGHPVEVLPNTLNVSFPGVLGRHLLEKCPGLAASTGSACHAGEEKPSEILLKMGLSESRALGALRLSLGRHTEAAHVEKATDFLTDAWKALR; encoded by the coding sequence ATGAAACAGGACGGCACTGCATCGCATCCCATTTATTTGGACCATAATGCGACGACACCCGTGGCGCCTGAGGTTGTGAACCTCATGTCTCAGGTGCTGGCGGAAGATTTCGGTAATCCTTCCAGCGATCACCCCTATGGATTAAACGCCAGAGCGCGGGTGATCACAGCCCGGGCCGAGATCGCCACCCTTCTTGGTTGCGCGCCTGAAGAGATCCTCATCACCGGCGGCGGGAGTGAGTCGAATAATCAGGCGTTGCGCGGGATTGTTGAAGCGCTGGGGGACCGCTTCGGCGGACTTGTTATCTCGGCCGTGGAGCATCCAGCGATTGTAAAACCGGCGGCCTGGTTGGCGGCGCGGGGTGTTCAACTGCGGGTGGTCCCGGTTGATAAGTTTGGAAGGGTCGATCCGGGGGATGTTGAAACGGCTGTTCGAGATCTGAGCTGTGGCGGGCGGCTCGCCCTTGTCTCAATCATGCACGCTAACAATGAAGTGGGGACGCTGCAGCCGATCCAAGAGATCTCCCGGCGTGTGAAATCATGGGGAGCGATTCTGCATACCGACGCGGCTCAATCGGTGGGAAAGATACCCGTTGACGTGACGACACTAGATGTCGATCTCCTGACGGTTGCCGGGCATAAGCTTTACGGTCCTAAAGGGATCGGTGCTCTCTATATCCGTGCCGGGACGCCTATGGTCCCGCTGATTCTTGGGGCCGGACAGGAACGAGGGCTCCGCGCCGGAACGGAAAATGCCCCGGGTATGGCCGGATTGGGTTGTGCGTGCCGTCTCGCCCATCAGCGAATGCCGGAGGATGAGCCCTATGCGCGTCGGCTGCGCGACACTTTTTTAAGGATGTTGAAGGAGAGAATCCCTGGAATCGAGCGCAATGGCCATCCTGTTGAGGTGTTGCCGAACACACTGAATGTTTCATTCCCCGGTGTCCTAGGCCGTCATTTGCTGGAGAAGTGTCCGGGCCTCGCCGCTTCGACTGGATCGGCCTGTCATGCCGGTGAGGAGAAGCCATCTGAGATTCTTCTAAAGATGGGATTGTCGGAGTCTCGGGCGTTGGGCGCCTTGCGCCTGTCACTGGGGCGACACACAGAGGCGGCGCATGTCGAAAAGGCGACGGATTTCTTGACGGATGCCTGGAAGGCTTTGAGATGA